A single window of Drosophila suzukii chromosome 3, CBGP_Dsuzu_IsoJpt1.0, whole genome shotgun sequence DNA harbors:
- the wat gene encoding fatty acyl-CoA reductase wat: MDDPKIMNIMNGMKTLEDHCQLINDVKDESPMQMFYKDKGVFLTGGTGFFGKIIIEKLLRVTEVGQIYLLIRTKKGKDAFARIEDLFNDPVFAKMKQVNPKYRCQITIISGDCSLPGLGINADERETILENVNIVLHSAATVRFDEKLKMAIAINVHGTKEIIKLAKEIVNLKALVHVSTAFAHCNMRHIQEKFYSGTMTGENAFKLSECLDEHTLNTLTPTIIKGYPNTYTFTKVLAENVVQQSGQNLPVTIFRPGIVITTYREPVTGWIDNMYGPCGVIVGIGSGVLRVFTGDMDNKAHIVPVDMCVNALLASAWDIARNKYETPPIYNYVPDAENMVSWRRYMEDGFEYGCDIPMRKSIWYPRFTIVPHMWQYHILCFFYHTLPALVMDAIMVIIGKKPRMMKIYRKIHKLSNVLKYFSSNEFRFDNDNVRKLTEKLDDRDKRLFSFDMRDLDWTNLFRVSLYGLRLYVVKDDPSNIPESIKRYERLKVLHYTTLGVFYALAAWALYTLVNLFL, translated from the exons ATGGATGATCCCAAAATAATGAACATCATGAACGGCATGAAAACGCTGGAAGATCATTGTCAGCTCATAAATGATGTGAAGG ACGAGTCGCCCATGCAAATGTTCTACAAGGACAAGGGCGTCTTCCTCACTGGCGGCACAGGATTCTTTGGCAAAA TTATCATTGAGAAATTGTTGCGCGTCACGGAGGTGGGACAAATCTATTTGCTGATACGCACCAAGAAGGGCAAGGATGCCTTTGCCCGCATTGAGGATCTGTTTAATGATCCG GTCTTTGCCAAGATGAAGCAGGTCAACCCCAAGTACCGATGCCAGATCACTATCATCAGTGGCGATTGCTCGCTGCCCGGACTGGGAATCAATGCCGATGAGCGCGAGACGATCCTTGAGAACGTCAATATCGTCCTGCACAGTGCGGCCACAGTGCGTTTCGATGAGAAGCTCAAAATGGCCATTGCCATCAATGTGCATGGAACCAAGGAAATTATAAAGCTGGCCAAAGAGATTGTCAACCTGAAG GCCCTTGTCCATGTCTCCACAGCATTTGCGCACTGCAACATGCGTCACATCCAGGAGAAGTTCTACAGCGGCACGATGACCGGCGAGAATGCCTTTAAGCTGAGCGAGTGCCTCGATGAGCACACCCTTAACACCCTGACGCCGACCATCATCAAAGGGTACCCGAATACCTATACCTTTACCAAAGTCCTGGCCGAAAATGTTGTGCAACAGAGCGGCCAGAACCTGCCAGTCACCATCTTTAGACCAGGCATTG TGATCACCACTTACCGCGAACCGGTCACTGGCTGGATCGATAACATGTACGGTCCCTGTGGAGTCATTGTGGGAATTGGATCCGGAGTTCTACGTGTTTTCACGGGTGACATGGACAATAAGGCGCACATTGTGCCGGTTGATATGTGTGTAAATGCCCTTCTGGCCAGTGCCTGGGATATAGCGCGGAACAA ATATGAGACTCCGCCGATTTACAATTATGTCCCGGATGCCGAGAACATGGTCTCCTGGAGGCGTTACATGGAGGATGGCTTTGAGTACGGCTGTGACATTCCGATGCGGAAGTCCATTTGGTATCCGCGTTTCACCATTGTGCCGCACATGTGGCAGTACCACATCCTGTGCTTCTTCTACCACACATTGCCCGCCCTGGTTATGGATGCCATCATGGTGATAATTGGCAAGAAGCCCAG AATGATGAAGATCTATCGCAAGATCCACAAACTGAGTAATGTCCTCAAGTACTTCAGTTCGAACGAATTCCGCTTCGACAACGATAATGTGAGAAAACTTACTGAGAAACTAGATGATCGGGACAAGCGGCTCTTCTCCTTCGATATGCGCGATCTGGACTGGACCAATCTGTTCCGCGTCAGTCTCTACGGATTGCGACTGTACGTGGTCAAGGATGATCCCAGCAATATTCCTGAGTCCATCAAGCGCTACGAGAG ATTGAAGGTCCTGCATTATACGACACTGGGTGTTTTCTATGCGTTAGCTGCCTGGGCGCTTTATACCCTCGTCAATCTCTTTTTATAG